The Pseudomonas sp. KU26590 genomic sequence CACATCAGGTCGCCCGCGCCGCCACCACGAACAGGGGCAACACCCTTCCCGCGCAGACGGAACTGCTTACCGGTTTGCGTGCCTTCCGGGATCTTCAGCTTGACGCGACCGTCCAGCGTCGGCACTTCCAGTTCACCACCCAGCGCAGCGTCGGTGAAGCTGATCGGCACTTCGCAGTACAGGTGCTTGCCGTCGCGCTGGAAGATCGCGTGTTCACGCACATTGATCACAACATACAGGTCGCCCGCTGGACCGCCCTGCGTCCCCGCTTCGCCTTCGCCTGACAGACGAATGCGGTCGCCGGTATCCACGCCTGGCGGCACCTTGACCGACAGCGTCTTCGACTCTTCGACACGGCCTTCGCCATGGCAGGAATCGCAAGGATCGGAAATGATCTTGCCGTTGCCGTGGCAACGCGGGCAGGTCTGCTGAACAGAGAAGAAGCCCTGCTGCATGCGTACCTGGCCAATACCACCGCATGTCGGGCAGGTCACCGGGGACGAGCCCTTCTTGGCGCCGCTGCCGTCACACGGTTTGCAGTTGACCAGCGTCGGCACACGGATGCTGACAGTCGTGCCGCGCACCGCTTCTTCAAGGTTCAATTCGAGGGTGTAGCGCAGGTCGCTGCCACGCTGGGCACCACCACGACCGCCACCACCCGCCCGACCGCCGCCGAAGAAGTCGCTGAAGACATCGCCGAAGATGTCGGAGAAATTGGCGCCACCGCCGCCGAAACCGCCGCCGCCCATGCCTTGATCGACACCGGCATGGCCGTATTGGTCATACGCTGCGCGCTTGCTGGCATCGGAAAGCACTTCGTACGCTTCGTTGGCTTCTTTGAAGG encodes the following:
- the dnaJ gene encoding molecular chaperone DnaJ, whose amino-acid sequence is MSKRDYYEVLGVERGSSEADLKKAYRRLAMKFHPDRNPGDKASEDAFKEANEAYEVLSDASKRAAYDQYGHAGVDQGMGGGGFGGGGANFSDIFGDVFSDFFGGGRAGGGGRGGAQRGSDLRYTLELNLEEAVRGTTVSIRVPTLVNCKPCDGSGAKKGSSPVTCPTCGGIGQVRMQQGFFSVQQTCPRCHGNGKIISDPCDSCHGEGRVEESKTLSVKVPPGVDTGDRIRLSGEGEAGTQGGPAGDLYVVINVREHAIFQRDGKHLYCEVPISFTDAALGGELEVPTLDGRVKLKIPEGTQTGKQFRLRGKGVAPVRGGGAGDLMCRVAVETPVNLGRRQRELLEELRASLDGDSSHSPKASGWFEGVKRFFGDL